In a single window of the uncultured Fretibacterium sp. genome:
- a CDS encoding ankyrin repeat domain-containing protein, with the protein MKAKDDEGTALDYASMNIKRMGAQALKLLEEKTGLSPTEELLVIVGKAKPDRVRQLIQDGADVNAKNKDGWTPLMAVAQHSSNPEVLTALIKAGADVNAKDTLGATPLMFAAIHKEALIKS; encoded by the coding sequence ATGAAGGCAAAGGATGACGAGGGAACAGCCCTCGACTACGCGAGCATGAATATAAAACGCATGGGCGCACAGGCGTTGAAGCTGCTGGAGGAAAAGACGGGTCTATCTCCGACGGAAGAGTTGCTGGTGATAGTCGGCAAAGCGAAGCCCGATAGGGTACGGCAGCTGATTCAAGACGGCGCGGACGTCAACGCCAAAAACAAAGATGGGTGGACGCCGTTGATGGCTGTTGCCCAACATAGCTCAAACCCGGAAGTCCTGACGGCCTTGATAAAGGCTGGTGCGGACGTCAACGCCAAAGACACACTGGGGGCGACGCCATTGATGTTTGCGGCCATACATAAGGA
- the pyrR gene encoding bifunctional pyr operon transcriptional regulator/uracil phosphoribosyltransferase PyrR, producing the protein MKEKARIMDAQAMGRAVQRIGYEIVERNKGTENVVLIGIQRRGVPLSQRVAGHIERVEGTRVPVGCLDITFYRDDLSLLSEHPVLNGTDIPFVVTDRDVVLVDDVLFTGRTARAAMDAVMEVGRARTIQLAVLIDRGHRELPIRADYVGKNVPTSRNELVSVRVAPFDDEEAVVLLDMNEGEN; encoded by the coding sequence ATGAAGGAGAAGGCGCGCATCATGGACGCCCAGGCCATGGGCCGTGCGGTCCAGCGCATTGGGTACGAGATCGTCGAGCGAAACAAGGGGACGGAGAACGTCGTCTTGATTGGAATCCAGCGCCGGGGCGTGCCGCTGTCGCAGCGGGTTGCCGGCCACATCGAGCGAGTGGAGGGGACGAGGGTCCCCGTGGGCTGTCTGGACATCACCTTTTATCGCGACGACCTGTCGCTGCTCTCGGAGCACCCGGTCCTCAACGGGACGGACATCCCGTTCGTCGTCACGGACAGGGACGTGGTGCTTGTGGACGACGTACTGTTCACCGGCCGCACCGCGCGTGCCGCGATGGACGCGGTCATGGAGGTCGGCCGCGCCCGCACGATCCAGCTGGCTGTCCTGATCGACCGCGGGCACCGCGAGCTGCCCATCCGGGCCGACTACGTGGGCAAGAACGTCCCCACGTCCCGGAACGAGCTTGTCTCCGTGCGCGTGGCGCCGTTCGACGACGAGGAGGCCGTCGTCCTGTTGGATATGAACGAGGGGGAGAACTGA
- a CDS encoding aspartate carbamoyltransferase catalytic subunit has translation MLRSKDLLGLRNTGADEIREILDTAKIMKQVIVSNNKKTPHLQGKSVITVFYENSTRTRLSFELACKYLSGTASGMTAAASSVAKGETLIDTARTLDVMGTDVMILRHPMTGAPHLMARHVRASVINAGDGTNEHPTQALLDMFSMEERFGALEGLRVAIVGDVTHSRVARSNIYGLGKMGAKVVVAGPATLMPVEIESLGCEATCRVDDAIRGADVVMGLRIQLERQKKGLFPSVREYHKFFGLTEERIALARKDALVMHPGPINRGVEIASDVADGPQSVIDGQVTNGVAVRMALLYLLTRTRAEAGA, from the coding sequence ATGCTGCGTTCCAAAGACCTGCTGGGACTGCGCAATACCGGCGCTGATGAGATTCGCGAGATCCTGGACACAGCGAAGATCATGAAACAGGTGATCGTGTCCAACAACAAGAAGACCCCGCACCTCCAGGGGAAGTCCGTTATTACCGTGTTCTACGAGAACAGCACGCGCACGCGCCTGTCCTTCGAACTGGCCTGCAAGTACCTGTCGGGCACCGCCTCGGGGATGACCGCCGCAGCGTCGAGCGTGGCCAAGGGGGAGACCCTGATCGACACGGCCCGGACGCTTGACGTCATGGGTACCGACGTGATGATTTTGCGGCACCCGATGACGGGTGCGCCGCACCTGATGGCCAGACACGTGAGGGCCTCCGTCATCAACGCCGGGGACGGAACAAACGAGCACCCCACCCAGGCGCTGCTGGATATGTTCTCAATGGAGGAGCGGTTCGGGGCGCTCGAGGGGCTGAGGGTCGCCATTGTGGGGGACGTGACCCACAGCCGCGTGGCGCGCTCCAACATCTACGGGCTCGGCAAGATGGGGGCCAAAGTCGTCGTCGCGGGGCCGGCAACCCTGATGCCGGTGGAGATCGAGTCCCTGGGCTGTGAGGCCACCTGCCGCGTGGACGACGCCATCCGGGGCGCGGACGTGGTGATGGGGCTGCGCATCCAGCTCGAACGGCAGAAGAAGGGACTCTTCCCCTCGGTCCGCGAGTATCATAAATTCTTCGGCCTTACGGAGGAGCGGATAGCCCTGGCCCGCAAGGATGCGCTGGTCATGCACCCCGGCCCCATCAACCGGGGCGTGGAGATCGCGTCGGACGTCGCGGACGGGCCGCAGTC